In Oncorhynchus tshawytscha isolate Ot180627B linkage group LG01, Otsh_v2.0, whole genome shotgun sequence, the genomic stretch acacgctttttcaattccgcccacaaattttcttttggattgaggtcagggctttgtgatggccgctccaatatcttgactttgttgtccttaagccattttgccacaactttggaagtatgcttggggtcattgtccatttggaagacccatttgtgaccaagctttaacttcctgactgatgtcttgagatgttgcttcaataaatccacataattttcctccctcatgatgccatatattttgtgaagtgcaccagtccctcctgcaagcaaagcacgcccacaacatgatgctgcccacccccgtgcttcacggttgggatggtgttcttcgacttgcaagcctgcccctttttcctccaaacataacgattgacaaacagttatatttttgtttcatcagaccagaggacatttctccaaaaagtaccatctttgtccccatgtgcaattgcaaaccgtagtctgactttaatgcggttttggagcagtggcatcttccttgctgagcagcctttcaagttatgtgaatataggactcattttactgtggatttagatacttttgtacttgtttcctccaacattttcacaaggtcctttgctgttgttccgagattgattttcactttttgcaccaaagtacattcatctctaggagacagaacacgtctccttcctgagcggtatgacggctgcatggtcccatgatgtttatacttgcgtactattgtttgtacagaggaacgtggtaccttcaggcatttggaaattgttcccaaggatgaaccaggcttgtggaggtctacaatttttttctgaggtcttggctgatttattttgatttgccCATGATAtaaagaaaagaggcactgagtttgaagatagtgcttgaaatacatccacaggtacacatccaattcactcaaattatgccaattagactatcagaagcttctaaaaccattctgtaaacaatttttggaaatattacttgtgtcatgcacaaagtagatgtcctaaccgacttgccaaaagtatagtttgttaacaagaaatttgtggagtggttgaaaaacgagttttaatgattccaacctaagtgtatgtaaacttccgacttcaactgtgtatactgtacaatgaggaattcaacaacaaaatactagtcttctcccatttttttaaccattgcccaaacccacaaggtgtataaacaacaacactaaataacaataaaataatataatagatacaaaacataaacgtgaagaacataaatcaatcaactctaattagcggTAATCTCTGGTAGTGAAGTGAGCTGTATCATAGTCCTGTCACTGCTTCACTCCCTAGGAAGTgtttgtgcaagtgtgtgtgcatggcctttgcagatgtatttctcacatatgcagcacatagtattggttttacagtccttctttggtgTGCAGAATTGGCAtatcctcctcttgcctgccccagctgcagcctcaggtggatcaggacaagattcagcccccagaaaagctttcacaagcgctgcagaggctgctgtgcgggggaggcactcccttctttgaatgtgtggggttacaagtgcctttcccagctgctccaggaacaccctcctcttgtttcgcttatcaggcatccaggtagggttgatcttgttccatatcacgaaggaattgtatgaggacacatcaattatgttatggaagatgactagggaccagcgggcagtcatcctcctacagctgtaagttccaatcaccttgtccaggttgtccacacctcctttcttgtggttgtagtccaggatgatggctggcttcctgtcctcacgatcactgatctcagccgcattttgtgcagtgtgctcaggaggaccacattcttgttcctcctGGATATCTGAAAAAATCTGATCCACGACCTGTTGGGCACTGAAACGTGCACTCATGGCCtcagcaaagagagaactggggggactgtcatctgcagcacctttacagcctctgactgcattccccattAGTAAACAATGCTTTCAAGAAAATTGTATTTTGTCTGAAATGctgtttattttgtctgaaatggtttttattttgtctgtgaacTTGAGTCATGTGTGGAGTCATGGAGGGTAGATGCTTCACATGCACAAGAAGGTTTTAGTTTtgtctgagttcaatcagtagcacacataatctcaatttctcatgtgtgtgtgtgtgtgtgtgtgtgtgtgtgtgtgtgtgtgtgtgtgtgtgtgtgtgtgtgtgtgtgtgtgtgtgtgtgtgtgtgtgtgtgtgtgtgttgtgtgtgtgtgtgtgtgtgtgtgtgtgtgtgtgtgtgtgtgtgtgtgtgtgtgtgtgtgtgtgtgtgtgtgtgtgtgtgtgtgtgtgtgtgtgtgtgtgtgtgtgtgtgtgtgtgtgtgtgtgtgtgtgtgtgtgtgtgtgtgtgtgtgtgtgtgtgtttctgtgtgtgtttctgtgtgtgtgtgtgtgtttctgttttttgtggtgtgtaaattattttataactgctgggtcaaaaatgaccctaagacagTCTTTGtgccctggtggtgtacagctttcatggaataTGAACAAAGgtgatgtttcactttttctaatgttggggtcattCTCTGAAAAGTCATCAcatttcaagttgaaaaaatataatttaaggGGCTTTCTCTGCTGTTAAAATTAGTGGAGGGCAATTTTTTACCCTTAAGAAAACACAAGGGTTAAGCCTACTCTGCATTTGTATCCTCCTAAAACAGATAGGCACCTGATGTATTATCATGCATTTTCATGTATTTCCTGCAATAAACAAATTGTCACGATCGTTGGTTGAATTAATAGACCAAGGAGCAGcgtgcatagagttccacatgtttattagatGAAACTCACAGAAAACAATAAAGCGCAAAACGAAACGTGAAACTAATGTAGTGTTcgcaggcaactagacatagacaagatcccacaaaaacccagtgggaaaaggctgtctaaatacactgctcaaaaaaataaagggaacacttaaacaacacaatgtaactccaagtcaatcacacttctgtgaaatcaaactgtccactttaggaagcaacactgattgacaatacatttcacatgctgttgtgcaaatggaatagacaacaggaggaaattataggcaattagcaagacacccccaataaaggagtggttctgcaggtgatgaccacagaccacttctcagttcctattcttcctggctgatgttttggtcacttttgaatgctggcggtgctttcactctagtggtagcatgagacagagtctacaacccacacaagtggctcaggtagtgcagctcatccaggatgcaacatcaatgcgagctgtggcaagaaggtttgctgtgtctgtcagcgtagtgtccagagcatggaggcgctaccaggagacaggccagtacatcaggagatgtggaggagatgtgcagcaggaccgctacctccgcctttgtgcaaggaggagcaggcggAGCAccgccagagccctgcaaaatgacctccagcaggccacaaatgtgcatgtgtctgctcaaacggtcagaaacagactccatgagggtggtatgagggcccgacgtccacaggtgggggttgtgcttagagcccaacaccgtgcaggacgtttggcatttgccagagaacaccaagatcgtcaaattcgccactggcgacctgtgctcttcacagatgaaagcaggttcacactgagcacatgtgacagacgtgacagtctggagacgccgtggagaacgttctgctgcctgcaacatcctccagcatgaccggtttggcggtgggtcagtcatggtgtggggtggcatttctttggggggccgcacagccctccatgtgctcgccagaggtagcctgactgccattaggtaccgagatgagatcctcagaccccttgtgagaccatatgctggtgcggttggccctgggttcctcctaatgcaagacaatgctagaccgcatgtggctggagtgtgtcagcagttcctgcaagaggaaggcattgatgctatggactggcccgcccgttccccagacctgaatccaattgagcacatctgggacatcatgtctcgctccatccaccaatgccacgttgcaccacagactgtccaggagttggtggatgctttagtccaggtctgggaggagatccctcaggagaccatccaccacctcatcaggagcatgcccaggcattgtagggaggtcatacacactactgagcctcatttagacttgttttaaggacattacatcaaagttggatcagcctgtagtgtggttttccactttaattttgagtgtgactccaaatccagacctccatgggttgataaatttgatttccaatgataatttttgtgtgattttgttgtcagcacattcaactatgtaaagaatttaataagaatatttcattcattcagatctaggatgtgttattttagtgttccctttatttttttgagcagtgtatgatccccaatcagagacaacgatagacagttgcctctgattgggaaccataccaggccatcATAGAAATGAAAAAAACTagactacccaccctagtcacacccttacctaaccaaaatatagaaTAAAaatgatctctaaggtcagggcgtgacacaaataGTGAAAATGATTGTGTTACACAAATATGAATATGGCGAACCAATTGATATGCCAACATTCGTTATAGACTAAATGTTTCAATATTATTTGAAAGAAATATAAGCCATCATTATGGgataggcctatttatttccaCCGAATAGCAGGCGTTGGAACATGATTACATAGTCTACAATATGAGGATGAATGGTCTACCATAACGACTACAGTATTATTTTTATTTACGTTTACGTATTACTGTGTAGGCTAGTGTAGTGTAGGCTAGTGTAGGCTAATAGTTAGGCTATCAAAATTATTCAGGGATCTCTGTCCTGAAACGTTAGCTTCTGCGCGTTGCTCAATTGTTACCAAAAGCAGCATAGGCTAGAGCTCTGGCATAGGCTATGTTCCTACACGTTGACAGCAACCTGTGTCATTTAGACTTGTGACTGAATTACATAAAGTGACAACTCTAAATGTGCCATTTAGGCCTAATGATTTAGAGCGTCTTCGGCGCTACATCTGTCATGCGCTGGGCCCGGGCCGGCGTGCGAGTTGATATCTATCGTCATCCATCTGTCTGCAACCTACAGACATAGATTACACATGACCGACTATGTAATGGCTTCCAGTCGAAGGTGAAAGTCTTCTTTCATCACGGACAAGGTTGATAGATAGGGGCAGCCTCTCTTCCTTCTTCAGAAACTATCAGTAATTACAACTTGTCCTCTCACCAAGTACAACCTCCTAAAGAATGGTTTCCCATTTGTTGCATTTTTGTTTAAAAAACATGAATCTTGTATGTTGTGTGTTAAACATGTGCTGGGAAAtaatatatgtttgtgtgtgcgtgtgtgtgcgtatttgaTGTTTTATCTTGATGTGCATCTGAGCGTTTTGATTAAGTCACATTTACAACGGTATTATAGCCACTGTGTTGAGCTTCTGTGCCCTCCCTTGAGTCTAGGTATGCGTAGGCTAAATCACGCATTGGCGCCAGGTGTAAATTAAATGTATAGGCTTATCATGTAGCTATGTGTATTGCGTATTAATTAGGCAGGTATACATATATAATAATTGATTATCCTATGGCCTAACTTGCGCGCAAAAGGTTTGTCCTTACGTAAAAACATCGCTGGCAAAGTTGTCAAGTTTGTTGACAATCTTTGCAAACGCTAAAAGGCTACATAACAAAATCTAAACATACTTGACATTAGATTAGCCTAGTTAATATCTGTTACAGTAGGCCTATCTTCTCATTTAGCATACATTGTTTGCAAATTCTGCTGCATTGAAATGTCATTACTGCCCAAACTGGAAGACGGACTTCTTGTAGTTTGTATTAATCTTGTATGATTTGGCCTCCGGGCAGGATGACATGATTAGCCACCGCAACCAATGAGCAGGCGCGCTAGTGTATGCCAAGCGAGGTAGCAACAAGTTTAAACCATATGCACAAAGTGTTCAGAGAAACAGTGAAGATTTTCCTCTTCTCTTTTTTAGAGACGATAAAATAAAGGGACTGCATAATTTAGAATTTGGAGACAAACGGAAGGATTTAGGAAATAACCTCGTCACCTTAGCTTTGTGCTCTTGGTGTTTTTGTTAGGTAGCCTAACTTCCCTTCTCAGTGGATATGCATCGGTCCCATCTGTAGCACTCTATGGTGCCCTTAACTGCGCCTCGAGTTTATGGACCCCCGCTCAATGATGACTATGAGTTCATTATCGGACAGTCTGGTTTCTTCTGATCCCTCAAAATCGGCCTTTCTGGAGTTCGGACACGGCTATCCCGGCCACCAGCAGCATCCCCCCGGCTTATCCCAAAACATCTATCCAGTGCACGGCTTGCATCCCGTCGGACCCTCGCAGCACGACAGCTCCTTTTCTTCCAGCGCGTCATCCTATGGCCGCACGCTAGCCTACCCCTACCACAGCACTGTAAGCGCACACCACCCAAGTGCCTACCTGCCATACCAGCACAGTAGCCACAACAACGGTCTGGGACGCACGAGaatagaggaaacaggtacgttTTAAAAACATCGGTGTTGACATTATGGAGTTTATTCAATGTGTGTTGCCATTTTCAAGATGTAGTTACAGTGGCGAAGGCTATACGGACGCGATGGACTACAAAATTAGAATTGGGCACTTAAATAGCCTACCTAAACCCTATCAGAAATCTACAAATAAACCACTAATGAAATATAgggaattcataacatatagcAGGCAGCATTACGGAAACAGTGCTCTGACCTAAAGTTATTAATTAATAGGATAGTAATTTGTAATGCAAAACGCCCTTGTTCCCATGTCACATATGTAGTCTATAACACCTGAGCACGTttgaaaatattttatttttaagagtCAATAGTTTACAGGCTACTGAACTTCAAGATACATGCATGGATAAAGCAAGGAACTGTTCTCGTCTCAAATTGAAATGAGAATCAATTTTCATAAGATTTCACATTACCTAGGGCTAATGTGTAGCCTATTTCACCATTTTAATTAATAGTCTAATCTGATATTAGGACAGGTGTTTAGACCTAAGGGTAGGCTACTACTGTTCAGTTTGCATTTATATTATTGGGCCGCGAGACAGGTCGGTTGATTGGCACAATAATTAGCCTACTCTGGATGATGATACAGGTCACATGCAGCCGACATGGGAGGGAAAAACCGAGCCACTAAACATTTTATCCTGTGGTCTCCCACAAAGCACAGGGCCCAAACAAAACATGTAATCTGAAAACTATTTACCTTTGATGACGTTATTGCTTCTGTGATCCTACATTACTTAATTGATATGTTAAAATACAGATAGCCGCATAGGACTAATGAAAGAGTTACATCATTTTACctcgtattttttttaaatcaaaacgTTAAACAAAATACATACAGCATTAATTCCAAGTAGTCTAATGTCAATGATCAAAATAACCCTGTCTCTAGGCCTATACATAAAATCAAGTTGTTTAGAATGGCTAGTCCTATTTGAAGTGTGAAGCTGTTTGGGACTAAAAACTCGAAGACATTCAGATAGGAATCAacctctcaacaacaacaacaaaaaatatgatGAGTGAGTTCGTTTAGGGGTTTAGCAGCCTATTTATATTTACACAACATCAAAAACCTGTGCGGTAATTGGCAGGGAATGTCATCCATCTATCGTCGACTGACTGTGACATCTCCACTGCACTGTTGGCTATTGCCATGTTCATCAACTCTATCCAGGCAAGTCagtaagaacaaatgcttatttacaataaagGCCTACCAGGGAGcagtggcttaactgccttgttcaggggcagaatggcagattttgaccttgtcagctcggggattcgattcagcaaactttcggttattggtccaacgatctaaccactcggctacctaccgccccaatGCAATCTCACAGGCATTTCGTGTGTTGGCCAATGTTAGAAAGTCAATAAGTTTTTAAGGCCCCAGATATTATAAACATTGGAGTCCTGTAGAACATTGACAGATTCATTATGTTATTCTTAGTTCTGATTAAAAGCTGGTCTTTGCTCTGAACAatgtattataattatttttcTGATGATAATATAACCATGTAATGATTAGTTTAATTCCTACCAATGACAATATAATGGTCCAATAAATAATAAAGGAAACTATTGCAACAAATGTTATATCAACATTGATTACGTTGTATGTTGCAATTATTTTTTGGAATGCATAGTTCTAGTTTTAGGGATTTTAAAGGTGCTACACGGCATTTTTatttttgcattgtaatttcaAAAAATGTCCATAACATATCTGTCGCTAATAGTGGAATATtagtgtttcacagtattacttactccccagtgttgtgattggctgtgatattcgCCCATTGATTTCTCGCGCTAGAGTGGCATCTGTTGTCAAACTAGGAAAGctgttctgactttgtggctgtgttgtcTAGTGGAAATCGCTCTGTTATTTCCTGTTTGCTCAAATTCCACACTGTTCGCTCAATTTCACTGAATAGTGTAGGGAATCAGTGTACATCTAAAtctctgtgaaatatattttcaataacaaaaAATGTAGTTTatacagctgtttgaagctggtgggcCAAAACAAAAGAACAGTTTCTGCATAGGGCATGGTAATACGATAAAACTAAGCCCTCAAAATAAGGCATTAAATACTTGCATTTTGTTGAAGAATTACATTTTAATAATAGCATATTCACTTAAGATCTTCCTTGGTTAAGgccacagaacaaaaacaaaaagactgcaacaacaaccatgtctctgtcactaatacagttgttaatttaacactgaaaagtgtgGGCCTGTATAGACACTGGACCAGTGTTAAATTGAACACTGTCAGTGTTGATCTAACACGGGAGAATTGTCTGCTATTTGAATGGCAGGCTTAGAATAGAAAAGGGACAATCAAGATTCAACAGTTCCAATGCAACTTATTTAACtcaaaaatacaatacaatacaatacaactttattttCCATTAGTTATAGCAAACtacagaaatgtgtcttctgctcaTTCTCAACTGCCCCAGACAGCACAAATCACACACAGTTAAGGCAAGCACCGGGTCACCCCTGTATGTTTTGGGGTTAAGGGCCTTGTTCAAGGACCCAAGCCACAAAACAAAAGGGGAATGTCTTAAGGATGTGAACCCAGCAGCATTCCAATTGCCAGATAATTTTTTCTCCAGCTCCTGGCCTGCGATTCAAACCTGCCATCTTCCGGCCACAGGTCCATCTCCCTTAGCCATTGGGCTACCTACCTCCTACCTAAATTCTCTGCAATTATTGTTCAACTTAGCAAATCAAATCTAAATCTTCCGCCCGTGTAAAACAAAAAGTtaagtatttattttatttatttcacctttatttaaccaggtaggctagttgagaacaagttctcatttgcaactgcgacctggccaagataaagcaaagcagttcgacacatacaacaacacagagttacacatggaataaacaaacatacaatcaataatacagtagaaaaatctatatacagtatgtgcaaatgaggtaggataagagtggtaaaggcaataaataggctatggtggcaaattaattacaatatagcaattaaacactggaatggtagaatgtgcagaagatgaatgtgcaactTGAGATataggggtgcaaaggagcaaggtaaaaaaaatacagtatggggatgtggtagattggatgggctatttacagatgagctatgtacaggtgccgtGATCTGTAGATGAAGTAAATGAAAGATTAACCTCCTCACGCTATTTCACTGGTTGTATTATAAGGATGGATTCATACAGTGTCATGTTACTATGAATGTCTTGTGGGGCCTAACGCAGCTGTTTCCCTAAGCACTAGTCGGTATGTGCACTCTTCATAACAATGGGAATAATGGGGATCTAGTCATTATATTCCTCATGCTCAATGATCTCTTTTGCCACATGAGATAGAAAAGAAAAGTTGAGCTCTTGCCCATTGAGGGCAAATTAAATGGCTTAACTTAAACATGTATTATTCATTAAATGTATGATTATTAtgatgatcattattattattattattgctgttgttgttgttgttaatattgttattattatttccaAATTTCtgacctcaatgggacttcctggtgaaataaaataaaacttttCCTTCTTCATCCTTTTGAAGAGCTTGAGAAGCCAACCACGGTGATCGAGAACGGAGAAATTAGACTGAACGGAAAAGGGAAGAAGATCCGAAAACCTAGGACCATCTACTCAAGCTTACAACTGCAAGCGCTCAACCAGAGATTCCAGCAAACCCAATACCTTGCGCTACCTGAGCGAGCCGATCTGGCAGCAAAATTGGGACTAACTCAAACGCAGgtacatatttctgtattttgggCCAATTTAATTAGTCTATTTCAGTTATTTTTACTGATTtaactgttccataaggtgtttatTACAAGAGGCTCTTCAATGCACAACAATTTTGGTGTCAGTCCCTTTTTAAATATGGTCTGTATAGGTCTCAATAGTTTGAATGGAATAAATGGGCAAGCATTACACAAACGGTTCACAAAGTGAACAATTCCTATGGCCTGTTGTTTACTTGAGTCGGGCAAAATGTTCCTTCTTTGT encodes the following:
- the LOC112252216 gene encoding homeobox protein Dlx4a — its product is MDPRSMMTMSSLSDSLVSSDPSKSAFLEFGHGYPGHQQHPPGLSQNIYPVHGLHPVGPSQHDSSFSSSASSYGRTLAYPYHSTVSAHHPSAYLPYQHSSHNNGLGRTRIEETELEKPTTVIENGEIRLNGKGKKIRKPRTIYSSLQLQALNQRFQQTQYLALPERADLAAKLGLTQTQVKIWFQNKRSKYKKIMKHGPGGPEGEHLHPGSSGSPCSPGMPPLWDVSMANKGTPAQSGGYMNNFGHWYPSHHQECMPRTQMM